The Streptomyces sp. YIM 121038 genome includes a window with the following:
- a CDS encoding GNAT family N-acetyltransferase yields the protein MRCITKSSAFGGSKPLSELMVRAPWRGTGTARQLHDALLAHRPEERATLLVDQAHPKVHALYESWGWRTLGDLRPRVTNAPLMHPMLLTLPQR from the coding sequence GTGAGGTGCATCACAAAATCGAGCGCCTTCGGAGGTTCGAAGCCCCTGTCCGAGCTGATGGTCCGCGCCCCGTGGCGGGGAACCGGCACCGCCCGCCAGCTGCACGACGCGCTGCTCGCCCACCGCCCCGAGGAACGCGCCACCCTCCTCGTCGACCAGGCCCACCCCAAGGTCCACGCCCTGTACGAGTCCTGGGGATGGCGCACCCTCGGAGACCTGCGCCCCCGAGTGACGAACGCGCCCCTCATGCACCCCATGCTGCTCACCCTCCCCCAGCGCTGA
- a CDS encoding flavoprotein: protein MTQTHTLYLIACAAPPARRIQIPIRAAQKAGWDVCVILTPSAYRWASEDSEGEIEALEQLTGHPVRWQYKLPSQADVLPPPDAMLVAPLTSNTLNKWAGGISDTLALGLITEAIGMGTPLVALPHWNDAQGRHPAVGRSVQQLREAGVEVLLGESGFIPHRPRHGDLDAYPWHTAIEALPAVR, encoded by the coding sequence GTGACCCAGACCCACACCCTGTACCTCATCGCCTGCGCCGCCCCGCCCGCCCGCCGCATACAGATCCCGATCCGCGCCGCGCAGAAGGCCGGTTGGGACGTCTGCGTGATCCTCACACCGTCCGCCTACCGGTGGGCGAGCGAGGACTCCGAAGGCGAGATCGAGGCCCTGGAACAACTGACCGGACACCCCGTGCGATGGCAGTACAAGCTCCCGAGCCAGGCGGATGTGCTGCCGCCCCCCGACGCGATGCTCGTCGCGCCACTGACGAGCAACACGCTGAACAAATGGGCGGGCGGGATCTCCGACACCCTCGCCCTCGGACTGATCACCGAAGCCATCGGGATGGGCACGCCGCTGGTGGCCCTCCCGCACTGGAACGACGCCCAGGGACGCCACCCCGCGGTCGGCCGCAGCGTCCAGCAACTGCGCGAGGCCGGGGTGGAGGTCCTTCTCGGGGAGAGCGGGTTCATTCCGCACCGGCCCCGCCATGGTGACCTCGATGCCTACCCGTGGCACACCGCCATCGAGGCACTCCCCGCCGTCCGCTGA
- a CDS encoding helix-turn-helix transcriptional regulator, producing MSTSLSMQFGRRVAYWRGRRRMTQATFASLMGKSLRWVEDVEAGRVQRDPQLSVMLLAASKLGITLERLLSDEAVACAGQSELDAVRAALHRHDVITGARGDADDEPVSVDLLHRALVHARSGFQRGHFAQLGAAIPTLLVDASQAAHHHRGDEQMEAFRLLSLSLELTEAALIKWGDTETAVLAGHRAVAAAERSQDPVIMASAARHLADAMTNHGQASAAVAFVTAAAHRLQGELLQRGPDGLSVLGMLFLKAAMAQAATAEADDRNSAALARKVPDHLAEAAEHAEHLGHDDNRLWSSFGPTNVQLYKVAAHVQLSEGADAVAVAHGIPAPAFAGLPPERRAHLLADRALGEIQAGLCERAVDTLLEAERLAPEEVQCRPRTRAAVEDLRLLGTGSAEGRLRALADRCGLPG from the coding sequence ATGAGCACCTCTCTGAGCATGCAGTTCGGCCGCCGCGTCGCCTACTGGCGCGGCCGGCGCCGGATGACCCAGGCGACGTTCGCCTCACTGATGGGCAAATCTCTGCGCTGGGTCGAGGACGTGGAGGCCGGGCGGGTCCAGCGCGATCCGCAGCTGTCGGTGATGCTGCTCGCCGCCTCCAAACTCGGCATCACCCTGGAGCGGCTCCTCAGCGACGAGGCCGTGGCGTGCGCCGGGCAGAGCGAGCTCGACGCGGTCCGTGCCGCCCTGCACCGCCACGACGTCATCACCGGGGCCCGCGGCGACGCCGACGACGAGCCGGTCTCCGTTGACCTGCTGCACCGGGCCCTCGTCCATGCCCGCAGCGGCTTCCAGCGCGGGCACTTCGCTCAGCTCGGCGCCGCCATCCCCACGCTGCTGGTCGACGCCTCCCAGGCCGCCCACCACCATCGCGGCGACGAGCAGATGGAAGCGTTCCGGCTGCTGTCGCTGTCCCTGGAACTCACCGAGGCCGCGCTGATCAAATGGGGCGACACCGAGACCGCCGTGCTCGCCGGGCACCGCGCGGTCGCCGCCGCCGAGCGCTCGCAGGATCCCGTCATCATGGCGTCGGCCGCCCGGCACCTCGCGGACGCGATGACCAACCACGGCCAGGCCTCTGCGGCGGTCGCCTTCGTCACCGCAGCCGCCCACCGGCTCCAGGGCGAGTTGCTCCAGCGCGGCCCGGACGGGCTGTCGGTGCTGGGAATGCTGTTCTTGAAAGCCGCCATGGCCCAGGCCGCCACGGCCGAGGCCGACGACCGCAACTCCGCCGCCCTGGCCCGCAAGGTGCCCGACCACCTCGCCGAGGCCGCCGAGCACGCCGAGCACCTCGGACACGACGACAACCGGCTATGGAGCAGCTTCGGCCCGACCAACGTGCAGCTCTACAAGGTCGCCGCGCACGTCCAGCTCTCCGAGGGAGCCGACGCCGTCGCGGTCGCCCACGGCATCCCCGCCCCCGCGTTCGCAGGACTGCCCCCGGAGCGCCGGGCCCATCTGCTCGCCGACCGCGCGCTTGGCGAGATCCAGGCAGGACTGTGCGAGAGGGCCGTCGACACGCTGCTCGAGGCCGAGCGCCTGGCTCCGGAGGAAGTCCAGTGCCGGCCCCGCACCCGGGCCGCGGTCGAGGACCTGCGGCTGCTCGGCACCGGCAGCGCGGAAGGCCGCTTGCGGGCGCTTGCTGATCGTTGTGGACTGCCCGGGTGA
- a CDS encoding restriction endonuclease, which yields MNTARAGVDGPPGLLGAEPPLGRKTCEGLLKAVLAWSDPGALRPGDYHQVGLLLAGAGQAVAADVRAYAARLPDDDSRRPLAEIVLGEADRRLWLAARSLHDVRNKARMVRALYERLDRLAEAAPAAVSP from the coding sequence ATGAACACGGCGCGCGCCGGGGTGGACGGCCCCCCGGGCCTGCTCGGCGCGGAGCCGCCCCTGGGCCGCAAGACCTGCGAGGGGCTCCTCAAGGCAGTGCTGGCATGGTCTGACCCCGGCGCGCTTCGGCCCGGCGACTACCACCAGGTCGGGCTGCTGCTGGCCGGGGCTGGGCAGGCGGTCGCTGCCGATGTACGCGCGTACGCGGCCCGGCTGCCTGATGACGACAGCAGGCGCCCGCTCGCCGAGATCGTCCTGGGCGAGGCCGACCGCCGTCTCTGGCTGGCCGCCCGGAGCCTGCACGACGTGCGGAACAAGGCCCGCATGGTCCGTGCCCTGTACGAACGGCTTGACCGGCTGGCCGAAGCAGCACCGGCCGCCGTCTCTCCCTGA
- a CDS encoding IS110 family transposase encodes MMEYDEIGVFLGLDVGKSHHHGHGLTPAGKKVFDKQLPNTEPKLRDVFEKLKTKFGTILVIVDQPASIGALPLTVARDTGCKVAYLPGLSMRRIADLYPGEAKTDARDAAVIADAARTMPHTLRSLELTDEITAELTVLAGFDQDLAAEATRTSNRIRGLLTQFHPSLERVLGPRLDHQAVTWLLERYGSPSALRKAGRRRLVEVIRPKAPRMAVRLIDDVFDALDEQTVVVPGTGTLDLVIPSLARSLGAVHEQRRAAETQISALLEAHPLSQVLTSLPGVGVRTAATLLVTVGDGSGFATSAHLASYAGLAPATKSSGTSIHGEHAPQGGNRVLKRAMFLSAFAALHDPASRTYYDKCRARGKTHTQALLRLARQRINVLFAMLRDGTIYEPRTPRLA; translated from the coding sequence TTGATGGAGTACGACGAGATAGGCGTCTTCCTGGGCCTGGATGTCGGCAAGAGCCACCACCACGGCCACGGCCTCACCCCGGCGGGCAAGAAAGTCTTCGACAAGCAACTCCCCAACACCGAACCGAAGCTGAGGGACGTCTTCGAGAAGCTGAAGACCAAGTTCGGCACCATCCTGGTGATCGTGGACCAGCCCGCCTCGATCGGAGCCCTCCCGCTCACCGTCGCCCGGGACACCGGCTGCAAGGTCGCCTACCTGCCCGGCCTGTCGATGCGGCGGATCGCCGACCTCTACCCCGGCGAGGCCAAGACCGACGCCCGCGACGCGGCCGTGATCGCGGACGCCGCCCGCACCATGCCGCATACCCTGCGCTCGCTGGAACTCACCGACGAGATCACCGCCGAGCTGACCGTCCTCGCCGGGTTCGACCAGGACCTCGCGGCCGAGGCCACCCGCACCAGCAACCGGATCCGCGGCCTGCTCACCCAGTTCCACCCCAGCCTGGAACGCGTCCTTGGACCACGACTCGACCACCAGGCCGTCACCTGGCTCCTGGAACGCTACGGATCACCGTCCGCGCTGCGGAAGGCCGGACGCCGCAGGCTCGTCGAAGTGATCCGGCCCAAGGCCCCGCGCATGGCGGTCCGGCTGATCGACGATGTCTTCGACGCGCTCGACGAACAGACCGTGGTGGTTCCCGGCACCGGCACCCTCGACCTCGTGATCCCGTCGCTGGCCCGCTCGCTCGGCGCCGTCCACGAACAACGCCGGGCGGCAGAAACACAGATCAGCGCCCTGCTGGAGGCGCACCCTCTTTCCCAGGTCCTGACGTCGCTGCCCGGCGTCGGCGTCAGGACCGCCGCCACCTTGCTGGTCACCGTCGGCGACGGGAGCGGCTTCGCCACCTCCGCCCACCTGGCCTCCTACGCCGGCCTCGCCCCGGCCACCAAGTCGTCGGGCACCTCGATCCACGGCGAACACGCACCCCAAGGCGGCAACCGCGTCCTGAAACGCGCGATGTTCCTCTCCGCGTTCGCCGCCCTGCACGACCCCGCCTCCCGCACCTACTACGACAAGTGCCGGGCCAGAGGAAAGACCCATACCCAGGCGCTTCTCCGCCTGGCCCGACAACGGATCAACGTGCTCTTCGCGATGCTCCGCGACGGCACCATCTACGAACCGAGAACCCCACGCCTCGCTTGA